GCGCAGGCCACCCACGAGCTGGTAGAGAACGTCGCTAACGCTTCCCTTGTAGGGAACGACGCCCTCAACACCCTCCGGAACGAACTTCCTCGTCTTCATGTGGCCCTTCTGGTAATACCTTTCAGCCCCACCCTTCATCATCGCCCCGAGCGAGCCCATTCCGCGGTACTGCTTGTAGCGCCGTCCGTTAATGACGACCTCCTTGCCCGGCGCCTCCTTCGTCCCGGCAAGGAGAGAGCCGAGCATGACCGCGTCTGCCCCGGCCGCTATGGCCTTGACGATGTCGCCGGAGTAGCGGATTCCGCCGTCAGCTATCACGTGAAGCCCGTACTCGCTCGCTTTGTCGGCGACGAGCGCTATCGCTGTAACCTGCGGGACGCCGACGCCAGCGACGACGCGGGTGGTGCATATACTTCCGGGCCCGATTCCAACCTTGACAGCGTCGGCGAAGGTCAAATCATCGACGGCCTTCGGGTTGGCGATGTTTCCGACGATGAGGTCTGCATCAACCGCTTTCCTAATCTCCTTCATGGCCCTGATGGCCTTGAGGTTGTGAGCGTGAGCTGTATCGATGACGATGACGTCAGCCCCAGCCCTGTCGAGGGCCTTGGCCCTTTCAAGGTCAAATGGACCAACGGCCGCGGCAACCACCAAATCGCCGTTCTCGTCCCTGACGGCGTTTTTCCATTTCTTCCTCTTCGCCAAGTCGCTCATCGTGATTATACCAACGAGCTTTCCTTCAGGGTTCACAACAGGAAGCCTGTCAATCCTGTGCTCGAACATAAGGTTAAGGGCTTCCTCGGCCGTTATATCCTCAGGAACTGTTATCGGCTCATCGGTCATAACATCCTTCACGAGCTTTCCAGGCTTGACGGCTATGTCCTTCTTGCTGATTACTCCCACGACCCTTCCGTCCTCGACGACGGGCAGGCCGTCGATGTCGTTCTTCTCCATCAGGAAGAGGGCGTAGTCAATCGTCTCGTCGGGTGAAATCGAGATGACGTCCTCAACGATGAAGCGCTCAGCTCTCTTGACCTTCCTGACCTGCTCGACCTGTTCGCTTATGCTCATGTTCCTGTGGATTACCCCCAGCCCA
The Thermococcus sp. 21S9 DNA segment above includes these coding regions:
- the guaB gene encoding IMP dehydrogenase translates to MGKFEHKLVNALKGYTFDDVLLIPQPTEVEPKDVDVSTRITPRIRLNIPILSAAMDTVTEWEMAVAMAREGGLGVIHRNMSISEQVEQVRKVKRAERFIVEDVISISPDETIDYALFLMEKNDIDGLPVVEDGRVVGVISKKDIAVKPGKLVKDVMTDEPITVPEDITAEEALNLMFEHRIDRLPVVNPEGKLVGIITMSDLAKRKKWKNAVRDENGDLVVAAAVGPFDLERAKALDRAGADVIVIDTAHAHNLKAIRAMKEIRKAVDADLIVGNIANPKAVDDLTFADAVKVGIGPGSICTTRVVAGVGVPQVTAIALVADKASEYGLHVIADGGIRYSGDIVKAIAAGADAVMLGSLLAGTKEAPGKEVVINGRRYKQYRGMGSLGAMMKGGAERYYQKGHMKTRKFVPEGVEGVVPYKGSVSDVLYQLVGGLRSGMGYVGAKNIEELKEKGEFVIITQAGVRESHPHDILITNEAPNYPLGK